One Ranitomeya imitator isolate aRanImi1 chromosome 1, aRanImi1.pri, whole genome shotgun sequence DNA window includes the following coding sequences:
- the LOC138661543 gene encoding acyl-coenzyme A amino acid N-acyltransferase 1-like: MVGLTVSPEISLVDEPVKIQAWGLPPDQVITLKAWLKDEKGQIFHSRAFYRTNLEGKVDLEKTPATGGDFNGVCPMGLFWSLKLTIPFLRLMKRDVVGSPFLVHLELYPSMILIPLPEDVPAATKVIERWYKAPGVQRISIREGRVRGALFLPPGEGPFPGVIDMFGGVGGLLEFRSSLLASQGFASLALAYFAYDDLPTFLGEVDLKYFEEAAQFLCNHPKVSGDGVGVVAICKGAEMALAMASYLPQVTATVCINGTNAVNGNNLVYGDLTVNGIPYKVEGLLITDFASLCLANSMNDPRKPEYKDSILPLEKARGPILFMVGDKDQNYNSLFFAREAKSRAEKYGKKDVYVQCYPGAGHLLEPPGSPFCPVSQSPFFPLPLTWGGELLPHCRAQETSWSELQEFLHQNIRCSRQNKL, encoded by the exons ATGGTTGGTCTCACAGTATCTCCTGAGATCTCCTTGGTGGATGAACCAGTGAAGATTCAAGCTTGGGGCCTTCCCCCCGACCAGGTGATCACTCTAAAAGCATGGCTGAAGGATGAAAAAGGGCAGATATTTCACTCCAGAGCTTTCTATAGGACAAATTTGGAAGGGAAGGTGGACCTGGAGAAAACTCCAGCCACTGGTGGAGACTTCAATGGAGTGTGTCCTATGGGCCTATTTTGGTCCCTGAAACTAACAATCCCATTTCTAAGGCTGATGAAACGTGATGTAGTGGGAAGTCCTTTCTTGGTTCATCTGGAGTTATATCCCTCAATGATACTCATTCCACTTCCTGAAGATGTACCTGCTGCCACTAAGGTCATTGAAAGATGGTACAAAGCTCCCGGAGTGCAGAGAATATCAATAAGAGAAGGACGGGTACGAGGAGCACTTTTTCTTCCACCTG GTGAAGGACCCTTTCCGGGAGTTATTGACATGTTTGGAGGTGTTGGTGGCCTACTAGAGTTTCGCAGTAGCCTCCTAGCCAGCCAGGGTTTTGCCTCTCTTGCACTGGCTTATTTTGCTTATGATGATTTACCTACTTTCCTCGGTGAAGTGGATTTAAAATATTTTGAAGAAGCCGCTCAGTTTCTATGTAATCATCCAAAA GTGTCCGGTGATGGAGTTGGAGTGGTCGCTATATGTAAAGGAGCTGAGATGGCTTTGGCTATGGCATCCTACCTGCCTCAGGTCACTGCTACAGTATGCATCAATGGAACCAATGCCGTGAATGGCAACAATCTAGTTTATGGTGATCTCACTGTGAATGGCATACCCTACAAAGTGGAAGGACTTCTCATCACAGACTTTGCATCCCTCTGTCTTGCCAACTCAATGAATGACCCAAGAAAACCAGAATACAAGGACTCTATACTTCCACTGGAGAAAGCCAGAGGCCCTATCCTCTTTATGGTAGGAGATAAAGACCAGAATTACAACAGTTTGTTCTTTGCTAGGGAAGCAAAATCTCGGGCAGAAAAGTATGGCAAGAaggatgtgtatgtgcagtgttatCCAGGAGCAGGACATCTTCTAGAGCCTCCCGGTTCACCTTTCTGTCCAGTATCACAGTCTCCGTTCTTCCCACTTCCTTTGACTTGGGGTGGAGAACTTCTGCCACATTGTAGAGCGCAAGAAACTAGTTGGTCGGAGCTTCAAGAGTTTCTGCATCAAAATATTAGGTGCTCTCGACAAAATAAATTATGA